A window from Sinanaerobacter sp. ZZT-01 encodes these proteins:
- the mutS gene encoding DNA mismatch repair protein MutS yields the protein MALTPMMQQYMEIKEKYQDCILFFRLGDFYEMFFEDAITASKEMEVTLTGKNCGQEERAPMCGVPFHAADTYIAKLVEKGYKVAICEQVEDPALAKGIVKREVIQVVTPGTVVSQTMLNEKENNYLASIYMEGTYTGLAFCDISTGEISTTEFHGKTAKELLLNELVKLKAKEILVNETILFEEFDQDIKLATDAYITSLNGGYYSNHTAESRILSQFNISSLKGIGLSEHTYATLALGALLIYLFETQKQNLSHLSHLKVYDTGKHMSLDKATIKNLELTETLFEKKVQGSLLGILDKTHTAMGSRKLKQWLREPLNSEPQIQGRLDAVELLFNDILMRNNLKESLKKIYDLERLCGRIACGNANGKDFIALKNSIFVLPDMKEELKQCENPLLEQLETEIHDLKSVYERIDSAIVEDPPYTIKEGGVIKNGFSEELDKMKESIKDGQAWIASLESAERERTGIKNLKVGYNKVFGYYLEVTKSYFQLVPENYIRKQTLANCERYVTPELKEVESVVLNAEAKINQMEYELFLALRQEIQNSIGTIQETSLSIAVLDVLVSFAETSSRLGYVKPNIHNGDEITIEKGRHPVIEASIKDGIFVSNDTYLDRKDTSMLLITGPNMAGKSTYMRQTALIVLLAQVGCFVPAERASIGIVDRIYTRIGASDNLAQGQSTFFVEMSELAYILNTATERSLVILDEIGRGTSTYDGLSIAWAVVEYLCSHKNHIRTLFATHYHELTSLEGNLEGVKNRNVDVSEDNGSIVFLHKIIPGSASRSYGIHVAKLAGVPSLLLQSAQEKLDELESESGELDLNQCQNSSLIKANSPQEEMQQLSLFDFAPNEIVKRLNDLDLMNLTPSEAFSILEDLKDAAEKSERSYR from the coding sequence ATGGCACTTACACCCATGATGCAACAATATATGGAAATAAAAGAAAAATATCAAGATTGTATCCTATTTTTCCGTTTGGGTGATTTTTATGAAATGTTCTTTGAAGATGCCATTACCGCCTCAAAGGAAATGGAAGTTACATTGACGGGAAAAAACTGCGGTCAAGAAGAACGAGCACCTATGTGCGGTGTTCCTTTTCATGCAGCAGACACTTACATAGCCAAGCTTGTGGAGAAAGGATATAAAGTAGCGATTTGTGAACAGGTCGAGGATCCTGCTCTTGCAAAAGGAATCGTAAAACGTGAAGTCATACAAGTTGTGACTCCGGGAACCGTAGTTAGTCAAACAATGTTAAATGAAAAAGAAAACAACTATCTAGCCTCCATTTATATGGAAGGCACCTATACGGGTCTCGCTTTTTGTGATATTTCTACAGGAGAAATCAGTACCACTGAATTTCATGGAAAAACGGCCAAAGAGCTTCTTTTAAATGAACTTGTAAAATTAAAAGCAAAAGAAATCTTAGTAAATGAAACGATTTTATTTGAAGAGTTTGATCAGGATATTAAACTGGCAACCGATGCTTACATAACATCTTTAAACGGCGGATATTATTCAAATCACACTGCAGAAAGCCGCATTTTATCTCAGTTTAATATCAGTTCTTTAAAAGGCATTGGCCTTTCTGAACACACCTATGCCACTTTGGCTCTAGGCGCTTTGCTAATCTATTTGTTTGAGACACAAAAACAAAATCTTTCTCATTTGTCTCACTTAAAGGTATATGATACGGGAAAGCATATGTCTTTAGACAAAGCAACCATTAAGAATTTAGAATTGACGGAAACTCTTTTTGAAAAAAAAGTGCAGGGGTCTCTTCTTGGCATTTTAGATAAAACGCATACAGCGATGGGTTCAAGGAAATTAAAGCAATGGCTGCGAGAGCCTTTGAATAGTGAACCTCAAATCCAAGGAAGATTGGATGCAGTAGAACTTTTGTTTAATGACATCCTAATGCGTAATAATCTGAAGGAAAGCTTGAAAAAAATCTATGATTTAGAACGCCTTTGCGGTCGGATTGCATGCGGAAATGCAAATGGAAAGGATTTTATTGCCTTGAAAAATTCCATTTTTGTTCTGCCAGATATGAAAGAAGAATTAAAACAATGTGAAAACCCACTGCTGGAGCAATTGGAAACGGAAATTCACGATTTGAAAAGCGTATACGAACGGATTGATTCCGCAATTGTTGAAGACCCCCCTTATACAATCAAAGAGGGCGGTGTTATAAAAAACGGATTTTCCGAAGAACTGGATAAAATGAAAGAGTCCATTAAAGATGGACAAGCATGGATTGCTTCTTTAGAAAGCGCGGAAAGAGAACGGACTGGAATCAAAAATTTGAAGGTTGGCTACAATAAGGTATTCGGCTATTATCTCGAAGTCACAAAATCATATTTTCAGCTGGTGCCGGAGAATTACATACGAAAGCAGACATTGGCCAACTGTGAACGATACGTCACACCGGAACTAAAAGAAGTAGAGTCCGTCGTATTAAATGCAGAAGCAAAGATCAATCAGATGGAATATGAACTTTTTCTTGCACTTCGTCAAGAAATCCAAAACAGCATCGGAACCATTCAAGAGACCTCTCTTTCCATTGCAGTACTCGATGTTTTGGTTTCCTTTGCAGAAACCAGCAGCCGACTGGGTTATGTCAAACCAAATATTCATAATGGGGATGAAATTACCATTGAAAAGGGCAGACATCCGGTTATTGAGGCTAGCATAAAAGATGGCATCTTTGTATCAAATGATACCTATTTAGATCGTAAAGATACCAGTATGCTCTTAATTACAGGGCCAAACATGGCTGGTAAATCCACTTATATGAGACAGACTGCATTGATTGTGCTGTTAGCTCAAGTCGGATGCTTTGTACCCGCAGAACGTGCTTCAATCGGCATTGTTGACCGTATCTATACAAGGATTGGTGCATCGGACAATTTAGCACAGGGGCAAAGTACCTTCTTTGTTGAAATGAGTGAGCTTGCCTATATTTTAAACACAGCAACCGAACGCAGCCTAGTCATATTAGATGAAATCGGAAGAGGAACCAGTACCTATGACGGCCTTTCCATAGCCTGGGCTGTTGTGGAATACCTTTGCAGCCATAAAAATCATATTCGGACCTTGTTTGCAACTCATTACCATGAATTAACCTCCCTAGAAGGAAATCTGGAAGGGGTGAAAAACCGTAATGTCGATGTTTCAGAAGACAATGGTTCAATTGTCTTTCTCCATAAAATTATTCCGGGAAGTGCAAGCAGAAGCTACGGCATACACGTTGCAAAACTGGCAGGCGTACCGTCTTTACTGTTGCAGAGTGCACAAGAAAAATTGGACGAGCTTGAATCAGAAAGTGGAGAATTAGATTTAAATCAATGCCAAAATTCTTCTTTAATCAAAGCAAATTCGCCGCAAGAAGAGATGCAACAGCTCTCCTTATTTGACTTTGCTCCAAATGAAATCGTAAAACGACTCAATGACTTAGATTTGATGAACCTGACACCATCAGAAGCCTTTTCTATTTTAGAAGACTTAAAAGATGCCGCTGAAAAATCAGAAAGGAGTTACCGTTGA
- a CDS encoding farnesyl diphosphate synthase, producing MKNKEYAHLKNLLEDHLLDFLPEVDHKSITLYESMCYSLSAGGKRIRPVLLLAACDFCGYDIKQALPYACAMEYIQTYSLIHDDLPAMDNDDLRRGKPSNHKIYGDAMAILAGDGLLTSAFEAMNKDMLLYFDDFDKLICRIKASYEISKGAGCRGMVAGQASDIENENKQCSKEMIDYIHLNKTASLIISAIMAGAYLSGADDQKRRDLNAYAECIGLAYQIVDDILDICGNQEALGKKVGVDAQQNKSTYPAIYGMEESRRKAVTLLENALSIMAPYYDQAEVFTAVAEYLLEQIKK from the coding sequence ATGAAAAATAAAGAGTATGCTCATTTAAAGAATTTGCTGGAAGATCATCTTTTAGATTTCTTGCCAGAAGTTGACCATAAAAGTATTACGTTGTATGAGTCTATGTGTTATAGCTTATCTGCCGGAGGAAAAAGAATTCGGCCAGTATTGCTTTTAGCTGCCTGTGATTTTTGCGGCTATGATATTAAGCAAGCCTTGCCTTATGCCTGTGCGATGGAGTATATTCAAACATATTCGCTCATTCACGATGATTTACCTGCTATGGACAATGATGATCTTCGAAGAGGGAAACCATCCAACCATAAAATTTATGGCGATGCTATGGCAATTTTAGCTGGCGATGGACTCTTAACCTCTGCTTTTGAAGCGATGAATAAGGATATGCTTCTTTATTTCGATGATTTTGACAAGTTGATCTGCCGTATCAAAGCAAGTTATGAAATTTCAAAGGGTGCAGGCTGTCGAGGTATGGTCGCAGGCCAAGCTTCCGATATCGAAAATGAGAATAAGCAATGCTCCAAAGAAATGATTGATTATATTCATTTAAACAAAACAGCATCATTAATCATCTCTGCAATCATGGCCGGAGCTTACTTGTCAGGTGCAGATGATCAAAAGCGCCGTGATTTGAACGCATATGCAGAATGCATAGGTTTAGCTTATCAGATTGTCGATGATATTTTAGATATTTGCGGTAACCAGGAAGCTCTGGGAAAAAAAGTTGGAGTAGATGCACAGCAAAACAAATCAACTTATCCTGCCATTTACGGTATGGAAGAATCCAGAAGAAAAGCGGTCACACTTTTAGAAAATGCTCTAAGTATTATGGCACCTTACTATGATCAGGCTGAAGTCTTTACCGCAGTTGCCGAATATTTATTGGAACAAATTAAAAAATGA
- a CDS encoding O-sialoglycoprotein endopeptidase — MILGIDTSNYTTSIALTDANGSIQMDKRIPLVVKQGERGLRQSHALFQHMENLPLLMKEALIEPFRSQIKAISVSTRPRPVEGSYMPVFQSGMQFGTVLAHALSVPYYTFSHQEGHLAAAAYHTPVAEQTSYLAYHLSGGTCELLEVKKENLSIIGGTKDISFGQLLDRFGVAMGLAFPSGKEMDEIALLQWKKNPCKEQKYLKPIPLKDLCLNVSGIETQAIRTLEAMKKEGSKEKQDALVLELFLKIGDSLVKLTREAVKQTDNNQILFTGGVSASVFLRKYLLESLSEDKLNLYFGEPKLSSDNAVGISLLGGKALWH, encoded by the coding sequence ATGATACTTGGTATTGATACCAGTAACTATACAACATCCATTGCATTAACCGATGCAAATGGTTCGATCCAAATGGATAAGAGGATACCGTTAGTGGTAAAACAGGGCGAAAGAGGGCTACGGCAATCACACGCCCTTTTTCAGCATATGGAGAATTTACCCCTTCTTATGAAAGAAGCACTTATTGAGCCGTTTCGCTCGCAGATTAAAGCAATTTCTGTTAGCACCAGACCACGCCCTGTTGAAGGATCCTATATGCCTGTCTTTCAATCAGGAATGCAGTTTGGAACGGTACTCGCTCATGCACTTTCTGTACCGTACTATACATTTTCTCATCAAGAAGGGCATTTGGCAGCAGCTGCTTACCATACACCTGTTGCAGAGCAGACTTCTTATCTCGCTTACCACCTATCCGGCGGGACTTGTGAATTGTTAGAGGTAAAGAAAGAGAATTTATCTATTATCGGGGGTACAAAGGATATCTCCTTTGGCCAATTACTGGATCGTTTTGGTGTTGCAATGGGGCTTGCCTTTCCTTCTGGAAAAGAAATGGATGAAATTGCACTCCTTCAATGGAAAAAAAATCCATGTAAAGAGCAGAAATATCTGAAACCAATTCCACTAAAAGATCTATGCCTGAACGTATCCGGTATAGAAACACAGGCAATCCGTACATTGGAAGCAATGAAAAAAGAGGGTAGTAAAGAAAAGCAGGACGCCTTGGTCCTTGAATTATTTTTAAAAATCGGTGATTCCTTAGTCAAACTAACGAGAGAAGCGGTAAAACAAACCGATAACAATCAAATCTTATTTACAGGAGGCGTATCTGCGAGTGTTTTTCTGCGAAAGTATCTTTTAGAATCGCTTTCAGAGGATAAATTGAATCTTTATTTCGGAGAGCCGAAGCTTTCTTCAGATAACGCGGTTGGTATATCCTTATTAGGAGGGAAAGCATTATGGCACTAA
- the xseB gene encoding exodeoxyribonuclease VII small subunit, with protein MTESKKLSFEAALKGLESAANALKRNDGTLEDAMKHYEQGISFYEQCNQILKEAEQRIEIYDKQTQEQMEF; from the coding sequence ATGACTGAAAGTAAAAAACTGTCATTTGAAGCGGCCTTAAAGGGTTTAGAATCCGCAGCAAATGCATTGAAAAGAAATGACGGAACACTAGAAGATGCAATGAAACATTATGAACAAGGTATTTCTTTTTATGAACAATGTAACCAAATATTGAAAGAAGCAGAACAGCGAATTGAAATTTATGATAAACAGACACAGGAACAGATGGAATTCTAA
- the xseA gene encoding exodeoxyribonuclease VII large subunit has translation MALKPFRVSQVNGYIKRILQSDPILGNVSVIGEISNLKYHSSGHVYFTLKDENSKLNCFYAADYLKNLHYELSDGMEVTATGYLSVYERGGSYSLNVKDITLSGIGNLSIAFEKLKKKLEAEGIFDVKYKKKLPFFPKKIGIITSSTGAAVQDIIKIIKSKNNYVDIIVYPCLVQGPEAAKDISKSIEIVNQRFPELDVLILGRGGGSMEELWPFNEEVVARSIFSSTIPIISAVGHETDFTISDFVADYRAETPTAAAHMSVPNTFELQEICQDYILHIKQSLSQRIQYSTMQIQMHDKQKLSDSLQNRLQYEKMRLQQQKEKLDALNPLSIMERGYGILTDENGNLINMISQINPGNKIFLRLKDGRLHCTVDEKYDMDEEMISYD, from the coding sequence ATGGCACTAAAACCGTTTCGTGTATCGCAAGTGAACGGATACATAAAACGTATTTTACAATCCGATCCAATTTTAGGCAATGTATCTGTGATTGGAGAAATTTCAAATTTAAAATACCATAGTTCTGGACATGTCTATTTTACATTAAAAGATGAAAACAGTAAATTGAATTGTTTTTATGCTGCGGATTATTTAAAAAACCTCCATTATGAGCTTTCAGATGGAATGGAAGTAACAGCAACCGGTTACCTCTCTGTTTATGAACGAGGAGGAAGCTACTCTTTAAATGTTAAAGACATTACCTTATCCGGAATAGGAAATTTAAGTATTGCATTCGAAAAACTGAAGAAAAAATTAGAAGCAGAAGGAATCTTTGATGTAAAATATAAAAAAAAGCTTCCGTTTTTCCCTAAAAAAATTGGGATAATAACCTCTTCAACCGGAGCTGCGGTGCAAGATATCATTAAAATTATCAAATCAAAAAATAACTATGTAGACATCATCGTATATCCTTGCTTGGTACAAGGTCCGGAAGCGGCAAAAGACATTTCAAAAAGCATTGAAATTGTCAATCAGAGATTTCCGGAGCTGGACGTTCTCATTCTTGGAAGAGGAGGTGGCTCCATGGAAGAGCTTTGGCCTTTTAATGAAGAAGTTGTTGCAAGAAGTATTTTTTCATCAACTATTCCCATTATCTCCGCAGTCGGTCATGAAACTGATTTTACCATTTCCGACTTTGTAGCAGACTATCGTGCAGAAACACCAACTGCAGCAGCACATATGTCAGTGCCGAATACATTTGAATTGCAAGAGATTTGTCAGGACTATATTCTCCATATAAAGCAAAGCTTATCACAACGCATCCAATACAGTACTATGCAGATTCAAATGCATGATAAGCAAAAGTTATCTGATTCCCTTCAAAACCGTCTTCAATATGAGAAAATGCGTTTGCAGCAGCAGAAAGAAAAACTAGATGCGCTCAATCCTTTGTCAATTATGGAGCGCGGTTATGGCATACTTACCGATGAAAATGGGAATCTTATTAATATGATTTCTCAAATTAATCCAGGAAATAAAATATTTTTACGATTAAAAGACGGGCGTTTACACTGTACCGTGGATGAGAAATATGATATGGACGAGGAGATGATAAGCTATGACTGA
- the mutL gene encoding DNA mismatch repair endonuclease MutL, whose product MKTIERKKIQSLSKEVADKIAAGEVVDRPLSIVKELLENAIDAGADSIVVEIRNGGKTYIRITDNGCGIRNEEVELAFQRHATSKIKDASDLNHIYTLGFRGEALSSICAVSRTELITKTPEEKIGIRLSINGGEVIEKSDTGCPDGTTLIVTDLFYNTPARLKFLKADHTESTLIIDFISKMALAYPEVKIRLVNNGSILFSTPGKGDIYTNILTIYSKEIGRKLIYLKEEAEGIQLQAYVSSPDQTKTNRKSQIFFVNGRYISSKVLDKAVSEAYAEKLFEGRYPIVFLFLNIDPEYLDVNIHPNKNQIRFEDESSVSQFVRTGIRKALLSTDAIPEVKQKNLFMNPASDRATKKKEEQIDIKRLLETKRKEEDTAKLQPVKIQEIHELDLEKHSENKKPALVQSIKQNEPMEGTFIKESPEIYSIPEQKVIDQKNGTTAFDLSNLRPNGSLFGTYITAFDEKYFYLIDQHAAHERVFYEMLLEQYQKEEKLSQLLLTPYLIEVPYRLKNNDTHWIHCLERMGFALEEFGHRSFRISEIPMYMSLTESEQFLDYFCDNLTEDEELLDPKKWDAIVMRSCKSAIKANDSLDMQEMIQLLQDLSRTKNPFSCPHGRPTFIKMSKYEIEKMFKRT is encoded by the coding sequence TTGAAGACAATTGAGCGAAAAAAAATACAATCCCTTTCAAAAGAAGTTGCCGACAAAATTGCTGCCGGTGAAGTCGTGGATCGTCCTCTTTCTATCGTGAAAGAACTCTTGGAAAATGCAATTGATGCTGGAGCGGATTCCATTGTAGTAGAAATAAGAAATGGGGGAAAGACGTACATTCGTATTACAGATAACGGTTGTGGCATCCGAAACGAGGAAGTAGAGCTTGCTTTTCAGCGTCATGCTACCAGTAAAATTAAAGATGCATCTGATTTAAATCATATCTACACCTTAGGTTTTCGCGGCGAGGCACTTTCTAGCATCTGCGCAGTTTCCCGAACTGAATTGATTACCAAAACTCCAGAAGAAAAGATCGGTATTCGTTTGTCTATCAATGGTGGAGAAGTCATCGAAAAATCTGACACAGGATGCCCTGACGGGACAACTCTAATCGTTACGGATTTATTTTATAATACGCCAGCACGTTTAAAGTTTTTAAAAGCGGACCATACAGAAAGTACGTTAATCATTGATTTTATTTCTAAAATGGCACTTGCTTATCCGGAAGTTAAAATTCGTCTGGTCAATAATGGCTCTATTCTGTTTTCAACACCTGGAAAAGGAGACATCTACACAAATATCTTAACCATATACAGTAAAGAAATTGGAAGAAAATTGATTTACCTAAAAGAAGAAGCCGAGGGAATTCAGCTACAAGCTTATGTGTCTTCTCCTGACCAAACAAAAACCAATCGAAAAAGCCAGATTTTTTTCGTGAATGGAAGATATATCAGCAGCAAAGTTCTAGATAAAGCTGTTTCAGAAGCTTACGCTGAAAAGCTGTTTGAAGGACGTTATCCGATTGTATTTCTTTTTCTCAACATTGATCCTGAATATTTGGACGTAAATATCCATCCAAATAAGAATCAGATTCGCTTTGAAGATGAGAGCAGTGTAAGCCAGTTTGTGAGAACAGGCATTCGAAAAGCTCTATTAAGTACAGATGCAATTCCTGAAGTGAAACAAAAAAATTTATTTATGAATCCAGCTTCAGATCGTGCCACAAAGAAAAAGGAAGAACAGATTGACATAAAAAGATTATTGGAAACAAAACGAAAAGAGGAGGACACGGCTAAGCTTCAGCCTGTAAAAATACAGGAAATTCATGAATTGGATTTAGAGAAGCATTCAGAGAATAAAAAGCCTGCATTGGTACAAAGTATAAAACAGAACGAACCGATGGAAGGCACTTTTATTAAAGAAAGCCCAGAAATTTATTCAATACCGGAACAAAAAGTGATCGATCAGAAAAATGGCACTACTGCATTTGACCTATCGAATCTTCGACCAAATGGATCGTTGTTTGGTACGTATATTACAGCATTTGATGAGAAATATTTTTATTTAATTGATCAGCATGCAGCACACGAACGAGTATTCTATGAAATGTTGCTGGAACAATATCAAAAAGAAGAAAAGCTGTCGCAGCTTCTTCTGACACCCTATTTGATAGAGGTTCCCTATCGTTTAAAAAATAATGATACACATTGGATTCATTGTCTAGAACGTATGGGATTTGCTTTAGAAGAGTTTGGTCACCGTTCTTTTCGTATTTCGGAAATTCCGATGTACATGAGCCTTACGGAATCCGAACAGTTTCTAGATTATTTCTGTGATAATCTAACGGAAGACGAAGAACTTTTAGACCCCAAAAAATGGGACGCAATTGTCATGAGATCTTGTAAATCGGCCATTAAAGCAAACGATTCGCTGGATATGCAAGAAATGATTCAGCTGCTTCAGGATTTATCCCGAACAAAAAATCCATTTTCCTGCCCTCATGGGAGGCCTACATTTATAAAAATGAGTAAATATGAGATTGAAAAAATGTTCAAACGAACTTAA
- a CDS encoding TlyA family RNA methyltransferase has translation MQTESQKGWLNLLKDRLDVILVSKGLFPSREKAKASIMAGVVLVDGKIVDKAGTSVSDESEFTIKSAICPYVSRGGLKLAKALELYSFSLEGAVAMDIGASTGGFTDCMLKNGAKKVYAVDVGYGQLDWKLRNDERIVNMERTNIRHLDPLTLEEKLDFISIDVSFISLKLVLPVASALLAPSGKLICLIKPQFEAGRNQVGKNGIVREKSTHLEVLHKVAIYAEEAGFYIGGLTYSPVTGAKGNIEYLMYLCKERSDCEAFDYEESAIKIVDASHDELEK, from the coding sequence ATGCAAACGGAATCACAGAAAGGGTGGCTGAATTTATTGAAGGATAGATTGGACGTAATATTAGTAAGCAAAGGTTTATTCCCATCCCGTGAAAAAGCAAAAGCCTCCATCATGGCAGGTGTTGTTTTAGTGGATGGAAAAATAGTGGATAAAGCAGGAACTTCTGTTTCGGACGAATCCGAATTTACAATAAAAAGTGCCATTTGCCCTTACGTTAGCCGTGGTGGGCTAAAGCTGGCAAAAGCATTGGAATTGTATTCCTTTTCTTTAGAAGGGGCTGTTGCTATGGACATTGGTGCCTCTACGGGAGGCTTTACCGATTGTATGCTGAAAAATGGAGCTAAAAAAGTATATGCCGTTGATGTCGGATACGGACAGTTGGATTGGAAGCTTCGAAATGATGAACGCATTGTAAATATGGAACGAACAAACATTCGGCACTTAGACCCCCTGACATTGGAAGAGAAACTGGATTTTATCAGCATTGATGTATCCTTTATTTCCTTAAAACTAGTACTTCCCGTTGCTTCTGCACTTCTCGCTCCATCCGGCAAATTAATTTGTCTGATAAAACCTCAGTTTGAAGCTGGAAGAAATCAGGTTGGGAAAAATGGGATCGTTCGTGAAAAAAGCACACATTTGGAAGTCCTTCATAAAGTTGCAATCTATGCGGAGGAAGCCGGATTTTATATCGGCGGTTTAACCTACTCGCCAGTGACCGGTGCAAAAGGAAACATTGAATACTTGATGTATTTATGCAAAGAAAGATCGGATTGCGAAGCGTTTGACTATGAAGAATCAGCAATTAAAATAGTCGACGCATCTCATGATGAGTTAGAAAAATAG
- the dxs gene encoding 1-deoxy-D-xylulose-5-phosphate synthase, whose amino-acid sequence MKRLLNDKAFPQKLKSMTEHELELLSYEIRQLLLDTVSVTGGHLSSNLGVVELTIALHTVFDTPKDKIIWDVGHQAYVHKILTGRSDKMCTLRTHGGISGFPRLEESVHDMYASGHSSTSISAALGYAAARDLNHDNYSVVAVIGDGALTGGIAYEALNNAGQSDRPMIVILNDNEMSISKNVGGMSQYLGKLRASHTYLEFKKKVKHAVKGIPKYGEGLYSGMEHIRDSVKYAVVSGAIFEEFGFKYFGPIDGHNIHDLIQAMQSAKGMQQPVLLHVVTKKGKGYRNAEKNPGKFHGIGAFDLNTGELISVTKNDSYSQIFGKKMLQIAQKDSHVVAISAAMVEATGLGRFQARFPNRLFDVGIAEQHAVSFAAGLALNGMKPVVAIYSTFLQRAYDQILIDVCMQNLPVIFAIDRAGNVGNDGETHNGQFDLSYLLHMPNLTIMAPKDGKELEDMLEYAFTLNSPCAIRYPRGEAERLIAENDNSLQIDGKIEALSEGKDGTLLAVGKMVGPALEAKELLQMKGFDFGVVNIRFVKPLDEDGILSCIHSKKTIVTLEDNTVIGGFGSIICQLLEKEGESSQQLLQIGWPDEFISQGKVSELMKDYQLDANGITERVAEFIEG is encoded by the coding sequence ATGAAACGTTTGTTAAATGACAAAGCCTTTCCACAAAAACTAAAGTCGATGACAGAGCACGAATTGGAACTCTTGTCTTATGAAATACGTCAATTACTATTGGATACTGTATCTGTTACCGGCGGACATTTATCTTCTAATTTGGGAGTTGTAGAGTTAACCATAGCACTTCATACCGTATTTGATACACCAAAAGATAAAATCATATGGGATGTAGGCCATCAAGCCTATGTTCATAAAATACTAACCGGCAGAAGTGATAAAATGTGTACGCTAAGAACACATGGTGGGATCAGCGGCTTCCCTCGCTTAGAGGAAAGCGTACATGATATGTATGCGTCCGGTCATAGTAGCACCTCTATTTCGGCAGCACTAGGCTATGCAGCCGCCAGAGATTTAAACCATGACAACTATTCTGTGGTTGCCGTAATTGGAGACGGGGCCTTAACAGGAGGCATCGCTTACGAGGCGTTAAACAATGCAGGTCAGTCAGACCGTCCTATGATCGTAATCCTAAATGATAACGAGATGTCAATTTCAAAAAATGTTGGGGGTATGTCTCAATATCTAGGAAAATTAAGAGCCTCTCATACGTATTTGGAATTTAAAAAGAAAGTGAAACATGCGGTGAAAGGCATTCCTAAATATGGCGAAGGACTTTACTCTGGTATGGAACACATCCGTGACTCAGTAAAATATGCGGTTGTATCCGGAGCTATATTTGAAGAATTTGGTTTCAAATATTTCGGACCGATTGACGGTCATAATATACATGATTTGATACAGGCCATGCAATCTGCGAAGGGCATGCAGCAGCCTGTTCTTTTGCATGTTGTGACAAAAAAAGGCAAGGGGTATCGAAATGCAGAAAAAAATCCCGGCAAATTTCACGGTATCGGCGCCTTTGATCTTAATACAGGAGAATTAATTTCTGTTACAAAAAATGATTCTTATTCTCAAATTTTCGGAAAAAAGATGCTGCAAATTGCACAAAAAGATTCGCATGTTGTGGCAATCAGTGCCGCTATGGTAGAAGCAACCGGTCTTGGGCGTTTTCAAGCAAGGTTTCCCAACCGTCTTTTTGATGTGGGAATTGCAGAACAACATGCAGTGTCTTTTGCCGCAGGGTTAGCTCTAAACGGCATGAAACCTGTTGTCGCAATCTATTCGACTTTTTTGCAAAGAGCTTACGACCAGATTTTAATTGATGTCTGTATGCAGAATCTACCCGTCATCTTTGCCATTGATCGAGCCGGTAATGTGGGAAACGATGGAGAAACTCACAATGGACAGTTTGATCTTTCTTACTTGTTACATATGCCGAACTTAACCATTATGGCTCCAAAAGACGGCAAAGAGCTTGAAGATATGCTGGAGTATGCTTTCACGTTAAATTCTCCCTGTGCGATACGTTATCCGAGAGGGGAAGCAGAACGTCTGATCGCTGAAAACGATAATTCTTTACAAATAGACGGTAAAATAGAAGCTTTATCTGAGGGAAAAGACGGTACCTTGCTTGCTGTTGGTAAAATGGTAGGACCTGCATTAGAAGCAAAAGAACTCTTGCAAATGAAAGGGTTTGATTTTGGAGTGGTAAATATACGTTTTGTAAAACCGCTTGATGAAGATGGTATTCTTTCTTGTATCCATTCTAAAAAGACCATCGTAACATTAGAAGATAATACGGTCATTGGAGGGTTTGGATCAATCATCTGTCAATTATTAGAAAAAGAAGGGGAATCTTCTCAACAATTACTACAGATTGGATGGCCTGATGAGTTTATTTCCCAGGGAAAGGTTTCAGAACTAATGAAAGACTACCAATTAGATGCAAACGGAATCACAGAAAGGGTGGCTGAATTTATTGAAGGATAG